One window of the Pelmatolapia mariae isolate MD_Pm_ZW linkage group LG15, Pm_UMD_F_2, whole genome shotgun sequence genome contains the following:
- the fam49a gene encoding CYFIP-related Rac1 interactor A isoform X2, whose translation MGNLLKVLTREIENYPHFFLDFENAQPTDGEREVWNQVNSVLQESESILGGLQSYKGAGQEIRDAIQNPSDHSLQEKAWNSVCPLVIKLKRFYSFSLKLEKALQSLLESLTCPPLTPTQHLEREQALAKQFAEILHFTLRFDELKMRNPAIQNDFSYYRRTISRNQINNMNLDIENEVNNEMANRMSLFYAEATPMLKTLSNATTSFVTENKTLPLENTTDCLSTMASVCKVMLETPEYSSRFSSEDTLLFCMRVMVGVIILYDHVHPNGAFNKSSKIDMKGCIKVLKDQPADNVEGLLNALKFTTKHLNDETTPKNIRTMLQ comes from the exons ATGGGTAACCTGCTAAAAGTCCTAACAAGGGAAATAGAGAACTATCCACACTTTTTCCTGGACTTTGAAA atGCACAGCCGACAGACGGAGAGCGTGAGGTGTGGAACCAGGTGAATTCAGTCCTCCAGGAGTCTGAGAGCATCCTGGGTGGCCTGCAGTCCTACAAAGGGGCTGGCCAGGAGATCAGAGAT GCGATCCAAAACCCCAGTGATCACAGCCTGCAGGAGAAAGCCTGGAACTCTGTCTGCCCGCTGGTCATCAAACTCAAGAGGTTTTACAGCTTCTCCCTCAAACTAG aGAAGGCTCTGCAGAGTTTGTTGGAGTCCCTGACGTGTCCGCCCCTCACGCCCACTCAGCACCTGGAGAGGGAGCAGGCGCTGGCCAAACAGTTCGCTGAGATCCTCCACTTCACTCTGCGCTTTGATGAGCTCAAG ATGAGGAATCCTGCCATCCAGAATGACTTCAGCTACTACAGAAGGACCATCAGCAGAAACCAGATAAACAACATGAAC CTGGACATTGAGAATGAAGTCAACAACGAGATGGCCAACAGGATGTCTCTGTTCTACGCGGAGGCCACGCCCATGCTGAAAACACTCAGCAATGCAACCACAAGCTTTGTAACAGAG AACAAGACGCTTCCACTGGAGAACACAACAGACTGTCTCAGCACCATGGCCAGCGTCTGTAAAGTCATGCTTGAGACGCC AGAGTATTCGAGTCGTTTCAGCAGTGAGGACACGCTCTTGTTTTGCATGAGGGTCATGGTTGGAGTCATCATTCTGTATGACCACGTCCACCCCAACGGCGCCTTCAACAAGTCCTCCAAGATAGat ATGAAAGGCTGCATAAAAGTCCTGAAGGACCAGCCAGCAGACAACGTAGAAGGCCTCCTGAATGCACTCAA ATTCACCACAAAACACCTGAATGACGAGACCACTCCAAAGAACATCCGGACGATGCTCCAGTAA
- the fam49a gene encoding CYFIP-related Rac1 interactor A isoform X1, translating to MGNLLKVLTCTEFEQGPNFFLDFENAQPTDGEREVWNQVNSVLQESESILGGLQSYKGAGQEIRDAIQNPSDHSLQEKAWNSVCPLVIKLKRFYSFSLKLEKALQSLLESLTCPPLTPTQHLEREQALAKQFAEILHFTLRFDELKMRNPAIQNDFSYYRRTISRNQINNMNLDIENEVNNEMANRMSLFYAEATPMLKTLSNATTSFVTENKTLPLENTTDCLSTMASVCKVMLETPEYSSRFSSEDTLLFCMRVMVGVIILYDHVHPNGAFNKSSKIDMKGCIKVLKDQPADNVEGLLNALKFTTKHLNDETTPKNIRTMLQ from the exons ATGGGGAATCTATTAAAAGTGCTCACTTGCACAGAGTTTGAACAGGGGCCAAACTTTTTCCTTGATTTTGAAA atGCACAGCCGACAGACGGAGAGCGTGAGGTGTGGAACCAGGTGAATTCAGTCCTCCAGGAGTCTGAGAGCATCCTGGGTGGCCTGCAGTCCTACAAAGGGGCTGGCCAGGAGATCAGAGAT GCGATCCAAAACCCCAGTGATCACAGCCTGCAGGAGAAAGCCTGGAACTCTGTCTGCCCGCTGGTCATCAAACTCAAGAGGTTTTACAGCTTCTCCCTCAAACTAG aGAAGGCTCTGCAGAGTTTGTTGGAGTCCCTGACGTGTCCGCCCCTCACGCCCACTCAGCACCTGGAGAGGGAGCAGGCGCTGGCCAAACAGTTCGCTGAGATCCTCCACTTCACTCTGCGCTTTGATGAGCTCAAG ATGAGGAATCCTGCCATCCAGAATGACTTCAGCTACTACAGAAGGACCATCAGCAGAAACCAGATAAACAACATGAAC CTGGACATTGAGAATGAAGTCAACAACGAGATGGCCAACAGGATGTCTCTGTTCTACGCGGAGGCCACGCCCATGCTGAAAACACTCAGCAATGCAACCACAAGCTTTGTAACAGAG AACAAGACGCTTCCACTGGAGAACACAACAGACTGTCTCAGCACCATGGCCAGCGTCTGTAAAGTCATGCTTGAGACGCC AGAGTATTCGAGTCGTTTCAGCAGTGAGGACACGCTCTTGTTTTGCATGAGGGTCATGGTTGGAGTCATCATTCTGTATGACCACGTCCACCCCAACGGCGCCTTCAACAAGTCCTCCAAGATAGat ATGAAAGGCTGCATAAAAGTCCTGAAGGACCAGCCAGCAGACAACGTAGAAGGCCTCCTGAATGCACTCAA ATTCACCACAAAACACCTGAATGACGAGACCACTCCAAAGAACATCCGGACGATGCTCCAGTAA